The stretch of DNA CTCGCGTAGTTGCGCGAAGAACGCGTCGTCGATCGAGGCGTGCGCGGTGGCGAACCGCTCGGCGTATTCGATCGCCAGGCGCTGCCGAGATGTATAGGCCGGGTAGGTGGCGTAGTCGGCGACATTCGCGTAAAGCTCGGGCGCGATGCCGGCGTGGAGCACCGAGGGCGCGCGGAAGTCCGAGCATGCGACGCAGTCGTTGATTTGCGCGATCCGCATCCTGGCGAGTTCGCGTTCGTCTGCCGGAAGGATGCTTTCCTGATAGGCGCCGCGGATCATGCGTTCGACCATCGCGCCGAGTGGGGGGCGC from Mycobacterium sp. JS623 encodes:
- a CDS encoding carboxymuconolactone decarboxylase family protein, with the protein product MARLDVPDGPGGEAAMVWTLRPPLGAMVERMIRGAYQESILPADERELARMRIAQINDCVACSDFRAPSVLHAGIAPELYANVADYATYPAYTSRQRLAIEYAERFATAHASIDDAFFAQLREVFRDEEILDLTLCVAVFLGLGRSLTVLGVDQSCPIDV